The nucleotide sequence CCGTGTCATAAATCTAGATCAGGGATTTGTGTGTTCATTGGGGGCGATGCAGGATTGTGTTCTTTACTGCAGTTTCTGTTTAATCTGAACTCATCTAACCTAATCTAAcgcatgcagcagcagcagacacAGGCTGTGAGTGATAAGCATGTGTCTGTGCATGTTCATCCACCACACATGCAGTCACACGGTGTCAATACACTGCTCTGCAGCAGCACTAGTGAGTTATATCATGCCCAGGAATGAGAATTTGGATCTTTTTATTTAGTGACCTGTCAACTTTTCTGCATGGATAGTTTAAACTCTTGTTTCTTTTTAGTCAGAATTTCTTGAGACAGCATGCAGATATGACTGCAGCAGTGCTAGTGTTGCTTTAACACAGCCTTTTTATCTAGTGTGTAGGGCTTTAGTCTGTGAAAGACTGTTTGATCAAACTGATTCGATCTTCTTTGAATGCAATGCTATGAGAGCCCACCAAATGAATGAGTATTTATTACATCCATgttgacattattaaaataacatctaTTTCCAACAActcaaaaaatgtacatttaatacttcttatataggctactgtttactgtcactttcgctCAATGTGTCCTACAGCAAAATTTTTGGTGCATTCCTAAattaaatgttgttatttaaTGCTTGTGTATCTGCGCTGGCTGTGAGTTGGCCTTGTATCTAAACTCTTTGTAGTCAGTCCCACAGCTGTAATTTTGTGCCTTCTAAAAGGGGTGTTAGGACGGAAAAGGTGAAGGCCTGCAAACAGAGGCATTGAAAAGAAGATACTCTCCTTGGGCTATATGGGCCTTGCAGGTGTTGATCTGCTTGAGTTTGGGCCAATTTTGATTCCGTTTGGTTGCAGGTGCACATTACATGTTTTGGTCACAGCCAAACTTGAACCCAGATCAGAATAATGAGTTTTTAAACGCACAAGCCATTCTTTTCCTGTTAGTTACACAAACAACATTCATCAGGCCCAAAATTCTCAATTAAGTCTTTTATTCTGTACAGAACATCCATTCGGCCATCTGATCGACACTCTGCAGAGCGAACAATATGAAGAGCGGCGCTATTTCAACCCCCAGAAGCTGAGAGATGACAGATACGGTGAGTTGCTCAATGCTTTAATGGATTCAATCACGCACAGATGCAAGTGACATCACTTAAACTCAATTAAACTCAATGGATTTCAGAGGCAAAAATAAAGAGATGTAAAATAAAGTCCTGCAAAATTAATATCAGGCTCTTTCTCTTGTAGAGAAACTGCCGTTCTGTATGCGGGTTCTCCTGGAGTCCGCCATCCGGAAGTGTGACGGGTTCTACATTAAGACGGACGATGTCTCCAGTATTTTGGATTGGCAGACGCAGCAGAACCAGGCCGAGGTTGTGTTCTCGCCCGCCAGGGTTCTGCTACAGGATTTTACGTGAGTAATTGATTCAGGCTGCATGCTTTGGGGGGAAAAAAGGAATTGTAATTGCAAAGGTGATTttcagggtgtactcacactaggcgtCCCCCCAAAGCTTGGTTTGTTTAGCCgtccctggctcggttggaagaggtgggccagagcgtGTTCAGTTGGGCTCGGGCATGGCACGCATTGAGTGTGAGCGCTAACTGGCTGGAGTGCAGAACTTGTGATATGTGCAGCATGGTTGCCTGAACATTTCTGATTGGGAAAAGCGATAGATCTACAATATATTGGAGGGTCGTGAGTTACTGCGTCCCATAGacccaaaatattaataaaccacTAAGTTAAGAAaacgatgcactccattgtgctGTGCGAGAGCACTTCTCTGCTGCCTTAATGTGCTATCGGAAACTTTTCAAACGTTTCCCACGGATGGAGTCGTGTTCAAAGTTTATGGTCAACCCAACTCGGAAATTGGAGTATCAAAATAATCTCTTGAGTAGTAAATACGACTTCAGAGGCCGTTTATGTAATTTATGCCATGACATGATTAGAACTAAATGCAGCATTTACTCACATTTCACTTCTagttatatattctatatataatcgtgtatgtgacgaataaaaaaatcttgaataaaGCGTGCTCCAGTCCAGAAAAGTGCAATGTGACAGCAGGGGAGTGGGGGAGTGGAGAGGGGGGATAATTGTgtctagtgtgagtacaccctaaaatgtgatgataaaaaaatgtccaggtttgctgtgcttgtttgtgtcaaaaatttgcttttatatatcaaatattgttAGTTACTAttaatgttactaaataaaaattaagttacttattaaaaaaatactattgtaatgtttgactgtaaaataaaaaatctaatatttaagacaaatataatttgaattaaattaaaaatgacaatactaatatttatggctgtctttatttcttcattttaaaagGATAACATCTTCATTTTCAAACAAACACACTTCTATTTTGACCGAGGAAGCCTTTAAAGCTTCTAATTTGTTGATAAGCCTCTTTTGTTTCTTGTCGAGTATGGGAAGGTGGCTTAGATCGCAATAAATCATATCACAGTGTTTTATTTAGATGAACAGTCCTTTCTTCAATCACACACTAACTGTTCCTGATACATCCTGATAGCCCATTTGTGTTCACAGGGGAATTCCTGCTATGGTGGATCTGGCTGCCATGAGAGATGCTTTAGCTAAACAGGGGGTCGATCCGAACCTGGTGAACCCCAGATGCCCCACAGACCTCATCGTAGATCATTCTCTGCAGATCGACTACAGCAAATGGTGAGAGTGAACGCAAAGGCTAAAGGACGGATTAAGgcagtatttatgttttaaaacctGATAATTACAACATTAACATAAACAATGATTATGTCTAGAACTCCTAACGTACACAGTAATTAGGGCGATAATGTATTGTGCTACTGTTTTTGTGAAACATTCCCTTTTTATGAGCTTATCCAGTCACGATGCAACACGTTGTTACATGCATTTGCCTCATTTCTCAGTGCCATCCAGAACCCTCCAGCCCCCACAGACGAGAGTCACTCTGCTGCTGTCAGATCCCCTGCCGGTCGACCGTCTCCACGAGGGAGCAGCAGCGCCGGCGGTCACTGTGCAGGTCAACGACCGGGTCACCGGGGCGGCTGCAGTAAAGCCTCCTGCTCCGACGTTCCCAGTGGCAGAAGCGCAGCAGTACAAATAGAGAACACACCCCTCCTGTGCCCCTTCCACCTGCAGCCCGTGTCCGAGTACGtctcccctcacacacacacacattaactcaTGAATCTGTCTGCATTCTCTTGATGCCCTGATGTCTGTCTGACCCACACAGGCCTGAAACTATGATCAGAAACCAAGAGATGGAGCTAATCAGAAACAAAGAGAGGCTACAGTTCTTTAAGGTGAGTTTTCAGAGCTTTCTGTGATTTATATTTACAcgaaaacaacataaaatgcattttatatcacACTGTGGTTATGAAAAGTGAAATAAGGGAAGATATATCTGGAAGTTAATTTAACTGGTTCGTGAAAATGATTTCCTTGCCTACTAGGTTACATTAGCAAAAAATTGGTGGATATAATTTTTCATTATGAAAAAGATATTGGTTATTCTTTAAAGTAACATTTACAGTCATGCGCAATAAAACCAGGACCATCTGTTACGGAAGTGAAAATTCACAACCGAGGAtcagtaatttattttctgaaagaaataatacttttattcttatacatatacttacaaaagatttgtatcaaatttgtttttttactttccatTTATCGAAGAAGCCTGAAAATAAATTgaaccgtttccacaaaaatattaagcagcacaactattttttttcacattgattATCAGAACTGTTTCTAgggcagcatattagaatgatttctgacgacactgaagactgaagtaataatGCCGAAAATTCATCTTGacatcacagatataaattacattttaaaatatatgcaaattgaAAGTGGTTATTTTAAActgataatattttacaaataaaaaaaatcttacagacaacaaacttttaattttatattaatgcttGTTTCTCACTATTTTCTTTCCAGTGGTGTTCAAAAGCCTTTAAAAACATCAACGTAGTTCCGCCAGACATCAACACGGTGCATCAGGTGAATCTAGAGTACCTGTGTCAGGTGGTACAGGAAGGGGAGGGGTTTATTTATCCCGACAGTGTGGTGGGAACGGACTCCCACACCACCATGATCAACGGCCTTGGGATCCTAGGCTGGGGTAAGCATGCTGTTAGTTATTGTGTTATATTTGAACACTATTCTGTCTTGTTTATCTCACTTTGTCTCTCTTTCAGGAGTTGGAGGCATTGAATCAGAGGCGGTCATGTTAGGTCAGCCAGTGTCTTTGACTCTGCCGCAGGTCGTCGGCTGTAAACTCGTGGGGACCATCAATCCTCTTGCCACATCCATTGATATCGTACTGGGCATTACTAAGGTACAGCGAGGTCCTTGTTTCCTTAATGTATAACATCATCAGTGAATTTGCAATCTCTAGAAATGACATTTGACTGATCTGATCTTTGTGTCTCAGCATCTGCGTCAGGCAGGGATCGGCGGGAAGTTTGTGGAGTTCTTTGGGCCTGGTGTACAGCAGCTCTCGGCTCCCGATCGCACCACCATTGCTAACATGTGCCCGGAGTACAACGCCACTGTGAGCTTCTTTCCTGTGGATGACATCACCCTTCAGCACTTTAAACACACTAGTACGGACCATCCTGAGTAATTTAGATTATAAAGCTTCAAGTGTTTGAAGATTTAACTTAATGCAAAACGTTTTTCTTATCAGTTTGCAGTGAGGAGAAGCTTGTGGTTTTAGAAGACTATCTGAAGGCTATCAAACTCTTCAGAAGCTACGGCGACCAATCAGAAGAGCCACAGTATTCAGAGGTTGGTTAACTTAATTAGGTGCTTGTAGAGCGGGAGAGATGGAGGTTTCCCGTGTAATGGCGGCACACAAAGCAACGTTCCTCTCACAAACGTGCTTTATCAGTCATTACATGCAAGGTGAAATGAAAGGCAGTTTATTtgcttcagaaatacagtgatttaAAAACACCCCCACATGCAGCACTTGTATATTCAAAGCCTGGCGGGCCGCCACAAGTAAAACTATAGCGAAATCACTGACTGACCTTCACATGAGAAATCAGTAaccaaaaaagcaataaaaagccCCTATAGAATTTCCAAGTTGAGTTAAATCATGTGGTTTCGTAGGTCATCGAGATGAACCTGAGCTCAATTGTGCCTCATGTCAGTGGACCCAAACGGCCGCAGGACAGAGTCGCTGTGACATGCATGAAGGAAGACTTTATCAACTGCCTGAATGAGAAGGTGAAAgcacatattaacatattaaattggaaaaaaatatataggtagCAAAGTACCCTTGACATCACTAATACCGGTGTATGTTGTTTGTGCCATCCATGTGTGTGTAGGTGGGTTTTAAGGGCTTCCACATATCCAAAGAGAAGCAGGCAACTCAGGTCCCCTTCCTGCATGAGGGGGCCGAGTACAACCTGGCGCACGGATCGATCGTGATCGCTGCGGTCATCAGCTGCACCAACAACTGCAACCCGTCCGTCATGCTGGCCGCAGGTCAGACGTCAACACACCTCTAGATCTGATAGGAGCTGTTTGAACAGTGTTTAGTGCATCTCacgtgtatgtctgtgtgttgttCAGGTCTGCTAGCGAAGAAAGCTGTCGAGGCTGGTCTAAAGGTTAAACCATACATCAGGACCAGTCTGGTGCCCGGCAGTGGAACCGTCACACATTACCTGAACACCAGTGGAGTCCTGCCCTACCTCAGGAAACTCGGGTACACGCaccatatataaacacacacacacacacacacacacacacacactctttcaatCACTCAATTTCTCACTCAATTTCTCACTCaatcaatcactcacacacacactaagaaaAAACTAACTGGATATAGCAATGAATATAAATGCatagataaaatattatttagaaaaaaaaaagtttaaagcaattttttttacctttacatAAACACATTCACCGTTGTCTGGACAAGCATTCATTTTGATGATGTGTTTCAGGTTCGAGGTGGTGGGTTATGGATGTGCCACTTGTGTGGGCAATACAGCACCTTTACCTGAGAGTGTGGTGGACGCCATTAAACAGGTGAGACCGTTTAATCTTATTTCTGTCTCCCTTCCTCTCTCTGATCTGCTGTGTATTCATCTGTCTGCTTGTGTGCAGGGTGATTTGGTGGCATGTGGCGTGCTGTCTGGAAACAGGCATTTAGAAGGACGCCTGTGTGACTGCGTTCGGGCGAATTATCTGGCTTCGCCTCCACTGGTGGTGGCGTATGCGATCGCAGGCACAGTCAGCATCGACCTAGAGACAGAACCGCTGGGGGTGAACTCAGAAGGGAAGGACGTGTATCTGAGGGATATCTGGCCATCCAAAGAGGAGGTGAACCACACGGAGGAGAACATCGTCATCGCCTCCATGTTCAAAGATCTGAGGAGCCGCATGGAGGTACGAGAATATAATAGCACACGTTcctcaaaaaatataattgattgaTCTACTTAATCAGTTGACTCAGGAGAGTTGTCTGTTAATAATGGCTGGTTTGTGTGATTGTCTGCAGAAAGGAAGTACGTTCTGGAACACAATAGAATCTGCTGAATCTGCCCTCTTCCCGTGGGATCCCAAGTCCACCTACATTCGATGTCCGTCCTTCTTCAGCAAACTGGTGAGTAtcatgcagtattatttatatattattatagtactgtgttaatgttttgaaatatattttcagtgttaatctaaataatttagtcatttaatgttgttttgtaattgttattagtttttacttttacattttctatttagctttatttttatttcagtttaagtttgagcaattttgtcagaaaaaaaattctTTCAAGTTCCAGTAGTTTTAGTTGATTTttcatgtcatattttatttcagcttgatTTCAATTAATGAAAGTGATTCGTAATAGTTTTAGTTAGCGGTAACGACAGTGGTGTTATTTAGATGCAGATCTCCCCACGCATCAGGTTCACAGTATTTTGACATTAACAAGGCTCCTGTTTCTCTTCGTCTCAGTCTAAAGAGGTGTGCACTCCTCAGTCCATTGAGGGCGCGTACCCGCTCCTCTTTCTGGGTGATAAAGTAACAACCGATCACATTTCTCCAGCGGGAAGCATCGCGAGAGTCAGCGCTGCCGCCAAATACCTTCAGAGCAAACGGTGAGATGATTTGGAAAGGCTTCTTCTTAGTATGTTCATATATTTGCCCTTAAAATCATGTAATATAATTTCCATTGCATTTAGCAGTAATATGATTTTTCATTCATACATTTATCAAGATTATTAGAAACTAAGTTCAGTTCCTTTatacatttgattcagtttgacCCCTCGTGAATTCAATTCCTATGGTGCACGGAGAGGAAACGATGCTGTAATGACTCGAGGAACATTTGCCAGCATAAAGCTTCAAAACCGCCTCATCGGGAAGACCGGACCCAAAACCCTGCACATTCCATCAGGACAGACGGTCAGCGACTAGACTGAACCGGTTTGAACTTGATTCGTTCTCAGTCTGTACACATGGTTTGATGGGTGTTTTCTCGTCACAGCTGGATGTGTTTGAAGCTGCTGAACGCTACCAGAGAGATGGAGTCCCTCTCATCATACTGGCAGGAAAAGAGTACGGCTCCGGCAGCTCACGTGACTGGGCCGCTAAAGGACCTTATTTAATGGTACTGGTCCCATATTCCTGTGGATTCCTGTGTTTCCTGTTATTAGTTCTGAGCAAACACTTAACATGTGGACCTGTCTTGTCTGGGTTATTTAGGGCGTCCGTGCGGTGATAGCTGAGAGCTTTGAGAAGATTCATAGGAATCATTTGGTGGGGATGGGAATCGCTCCGCTGCAGTTCTTGCCAGGAGAGAATGCCGACTCGCTGGAGCTGTGTGGAAAAGAGCGATTCACCATCAACATCCCACAGGAGCTTACGCCCAGACAACAGCTAACAGTACAGGTAGAGCGACTCACAGTGGATAAAACATCAGTGAGATGTGCTCACACGTGGAACACAGTAACAGTGTAGTCtgattttaaaaaagaaacactaGTTAACTAGTTGATTGTAGTGAATCAAAAGCATTCAGAATAACCAATGTAGTCCAATGCACTGACAGGTGACTCTAATGAAACCGTTCTTCTCAGTGAATCAGAAACACATGTACACAATGTTTTGTAAACTGccatcattaaaattaatatataggCATTAAGAGTTATTTAGAGCAATAGCTAAGAAAGAATTTTCTTTTCTGCCATTACAATATTTagttaccatattttccggactataagtcgcactttttttcatagtttggctggtcctgcgacttatagtcaggtgcgacttatttatccaaattaatttgacatgaaccgagagaaatgaaccaagagaaatgaaccaagagaaaacattaccgtctccagccacgagagggcgctctgtgctgctcagtgctcctgtaatctacactgaagacatagagcgctcTCTCTtgactggagacggtaatgttttctcttggttctaaataaatgcgacttatagtccggtgcgacttatagtccaaaaaatacggtaactgTTAACAAAATAGAGAGCTTGCGAATCGAAATTTGTATCCACACCCAGTCCTGCCCTTAATTAAACTGCGATTTGCTTGTACATACTGATTTTTGTCCATGCGACATCTAATGTTTATGTCTGATTTGTTTCCAGACGAGCACAGGAAAGAGTTTCAGTGTCACGGCTCTTTTCGAGAACGACATGGATGTGGCGTTTTTCAGACACGGAGGCATCCTGAAGTACGTAGCTCGATCTCTGCTGCTGTAGCATAATCAGATTCATAGCCACGGAGACGCCCATAGACCTCTGACTAGTACAGCGCCACCCAGAGGCCTTCTGGAGGCCTTATGAACTATGAACGCTGTGCCTATCGTCTGCCGAATCCTCCCGTCCCGGAGGACGTCATTGTCTTGCACTTAAAAACCACAAATGTCCAAGGTTTCGCTCCAGATCATTGTCTCCACTCCCAGACGCGATCCAGTGTGTATATCCACATTCTGGTTGTGCAGTGGGAACTTTGGGCATTTTGTATCGCAGTGCCTGTTAAGAAACCGTTCTCCTGACCTGAGCTCTTTGGTGCTGGATGCGAAGACTGCATGACGACCTCACAGCCAATGGAGGCTTTGCTCTTCTTTCATGGTGCTGATTTTTACACGGCCAATTTGATGGAGCGAAAATGTCCACACGTTCAAAGCTTTCCAGCTTACTGTTGTTTCTTCATTTCCTAGCTCTCGTTTCTGTATGTAAGTCGTCCACATATTGCAGTCAcgacaaaaaaaaagacacacttcGATTTCATCCGATCCAGTagaatataaatttatttattataatcgtCCATTTAGTGTTTTCTGTTACTGGGAGTATGAGTGCCAGTGATGACTGAAAGGAAGTATGCTCAgccataaacataatatataactCTGAGCTCACATTAGAGAGTGACCGAAGGCTGGCTTTGGTACTATCAGTGCTGTTTGCCTcgttgcgatgtttggcttcAGTCCTTGTGTTCTCTAGGTGAAGACAGTATGCAGCTCCTCAGCACAGGGGTGAATGatgcagtagaaaaaaaaaaattattcttttctTGGATTATGCtgttattgtaaataatttttaataaataatgagaTCAGCATGCTGAGTTTGTCCTTTCTGTTTTTATAATATCACAGTCTGTCcaaatcacaaacaa is from Carassius auratus strain Wakin chromosome 25, ASM336829v1, whole genome shotgun sequence and encodes:
- the LOC113043161 gene encoding iron-responsive element-binding protein 2-like, which codes for MALASSQYEHPFGHLIDTLQSEQYEERRYFNPQKLRDDRYEKLPFCMRVLLESAIRKCDGFYIKTDDVSSILDWQTQQNQAEVVFSPARVLLQDFTGIPAMVDLAAMRDALAKQGVDPNLVNPRCPTDLIVDHSLQIDYSKCAIQNPPAPTDESHSAAVRSPAGRPSPRGSSSAGGHCAGQRPGHRGGCSKASCSDVPSGRSAAVQIENTPLLCPFHLQPVSEPETMIRNQEMELIRNKERLQFFKWCSKAFKNINVVPPDINTVHQVNLEYLCQVVQEGEGFIYPDSVVGTDSHTTMINGLGILGWGVGGIESEAVMLGQPVSLTLPQVVGCKLVGTINPLATSIDIVLGITKHLRQAGIGGKFVEFFGPGVQQLSAPDRTTIANMCPEYNATVSFFPVDDITLQHFKHTICSEEKLVVLEDYLKAIKLFRSYGDQSEEPQYSEVIEMNLSSIVPHVSGPKRPQDRVAVTCMKEDFINCLNEKVGFKGFHISKEKQATQVPFLHEGAEYNLAHGSIVIAAVISCTNNCNPSVMLAAGLLAKKAVEAGLKVKPYIRTSLVPGSGTVTHYLNTSGVLPYLRKLGFEVVGYGCATCVGNTAPLPESVVDAIKQGDLVACGVLSGNRHLEGRLCDCVRANYLASPPLVVAYAIAGTVSIDLETEPLGVNSEGKDVYLRDIWPSKEEVNHTEENIVIASMFKDLRSRMEKGSTFWNTIESAESALFPWDPKSTYIRCPSFFSKLSKEVCTPQSIEGAYPLLFLGDKVTTDHISPAGSIARVSAAAKYLQSKRLTPREFNSYGARRGNDAVMTRGTFASIKLQNRLIGKTGPKTLHIPSGQTLDVFEAAERYQRDGVPLIILAGKEYGSGSSRDWAAKGPYLMGVRAVIAESFEKIHRNHLVGMGIAPLQFLPGENADSLELCGKERFTINIPQELTPRQQLTVQTSTGKSFSVTALFENDMDVAFFRHGGILKYVARSLLL